One window from the genome of Oreochromis niloticus isolate F11D_XX linkage group LG20, O_niloticus_UMD_NMBU, whole genome shotgun sequence encodes:
- the LOC102077886 gene encoding poliovirus receptor, whose translation MDGAASFCGSFCHNIPSICDSALLRVLLVTLSLLCADVEALQVIGGSVTVEQGSTAILSCYVIDTNDDLTQITWQRKTREKPHNDNFLTILPREGAQFVNGDDDRFKYIGNFNNKNGTLQLSNVALKDEGRYTCIFTLFPSGNQKTEIPLNLLVPPFTNIKDKLPTLGTGEVLFATCTAAGSKPPAEVRWLTGALGENVRTTTNSTQHNNGTTTTVSSLFGVPMREIDGHQVQCVISGDSLSKEETLPFTIQVYFSPTEVNITVISEDSFECVTEAKPNANFTWSRSGQTLLESSVKVDGAKLQLLSLTSDLNGLYQCEASNTYGSKRGQLYVHVASGACSAAWALLGVLIFLTIVGAAVWYFYTHEDQSSIAVVLEGFLINVPKIPGIGLDFFGGVSQQINQLVTAQRSKNTIRWSNLPDSCGSKGWTISGLKARPT comes from the exons ATGGATGGAGCTGCTTCCTTTTGTGGCAGTTTCTGCCACAATATACCGTCCATATGTGACTCTGCGCTACTACGTGTCCTTCTCGTGACGTTGTCTCTTCTATGTGCTGATGTAGAAG CTCTCCAGGTGATTGGTGGAAGTGTGACAGTGGAACAAGGAAGTACCGCTATCTTATCGTGCTATGTCATTGATACCAATGATGACCTGACACAGATTACCTGGCAGAGGAAGACGAGAGAAAAACCTCACAATGACAATTTCCTCACTATCTTACCCAGAGAGGGAGCGCAGTTTGTCAATGGAGATGATGATCGATTTAAATATATCGGgaattttaacaacaaaaatggAACTCTCCAGTTATCCAATGTTGCCCTGAAGGATGAAGGCAGATACACGTGCATCTTCACCTTGTTTCCCAGTGGAAATCAAAAGACTGAGATACCTCTAAACTTGCttg TGCCTCCTTTCACAAACATCAAGGACAAGCTTCCCACTTTGGGCACTGGAGAGGTTTTATTTGCTACCTGCACGGCTGCTGGTTCGAAGCCTCCTGCAGAGGTGAGGTGGCTCACTGGTGCTTTGGGAGAAAATGTGAGGACAACAACAAACTCCACACAGCATAACAACGGTACGACTACCACAGTCAGCTCTCTGTTTGGTGTGCCTATGAGAGAGATTGATGGTCACCAGGTCCAGTGTGTCATCAGCGGTGACTCCCTGTCTAAAGAAGAAACTCTGCCCTTCACCATACAGGTCTACT TTTCTCCCACAGAAGTGAACATTACGGTGATTTCAGAGGACTCGTTCGAGTGTGTGACAGAAGCCAAACCAAATGCAAACTTTACCTGGAGCAG ATCTGGCCAGACTTTGCTGGAGTCTTCTGTCAAAGTAGACGGTGCAAAGCTACAACTGCTGAGCCTGACCTCTGATCTAAATGGCCTCTATCAGTGTGAAGCATCTAACACATATGGGAGTAAGCGTGGTCAGCTCTATGTGCATGTGGCATCAG GAGCGTGCTCTGCTGCATGGGCCTTACTTGgtgttttgatttttctgacCATCGTTGGGGCTGCAGTATGGTACTTTTATACACATGAAGATCAAAG cTCTATTGCAGTGGTGTTGGAGGGATTTTTAATTAATGTCCCAAAAATTCCAGGCATAGGTTTAGACTTTTTTGGCGGCGTGTCCCAACAAATCAACCAGCTGGTGACAGCGCAGCGCAGCAAGAACACCATCAGATGGAG CAATCTCCCTGACAGCTGTGGAAGCAAAGGATGGACTATATCTGGACTGAAAGCTCGACCAACATGA